From the genome of Leptolyngbya sp. CCY15150, one region includes:
- a CDS encoding CHASE2 domain-containing protein, producing MGKRVVLDFDEIPNHGWRVSLEIGNEKEPTEIRVVQELPLNPALLHSLEDWQTIYCALDLPSRIKPKQIYTGSIHRRLDHCRAAATQVSDGLTAWLRSESFSLINERLREVLSLDDEIRVLIRTNRPELQKLPWHQWNFFENYRYAEYALSQPNAERVRSQPSQSEKDAVQVLVILGDSTGIDIESDRQQFEQLRESGAAVTFLPEPTRAKLNASLWQQPWDILCFSGHSKTQGQTGRMFINQTESITVEELRYGLRQAIARGLQLAIFNSCDGLGLAYDLAELHIPQMIVMRAPVPDSVAQMFLRSFLTEYAQGRSLYLAERAAREQLQALEHQFPCASWLPVIFQNAAVMPPTWSDLQGHTGGRMAGQIWDVQPPPVAKPRERSRLTWAAVRRVVVASIIVTSLVVGVRSLGALQPAELHAYDRLMQLRPAEPPDDRILIVTIDEDDRQYQLDRNWTLQGSLADEAWIRLIQTIQPYQPNVLGIGLLRDQVNHPDLIDALESLDDWIAICTISSYDTPSEAFLPGVVINSMNLGFSNLIVDDDIKNTVRRYVISQEGEPKCDTNVSFGALIANLYLSKYEGSDHNGRPVEELKLSYMDYDSGGYQLSRDNQGRQQILLNYRSSNPPTISLRRLLNGSLEEKLSDLVSNRIVLISSGVGEYKFFTPFYDGMKSPLTIQAHAISQLISAAIDKRPLIRWWPVWLETIWIWIWAVIGGLLVLVVRSPQSLIVIFSLVQLALFSCCYMLFCLGWWVPLIPAGLVLGATSLHIVLGHSREMTSH from the coding sequence ATGGGCAAACGAGTGGTTCTCGATTTTGATGAGATCCCAAACCACGGGTGGCGGGTTAGTCTAGAAATTGGCAATGAAAAAGAACCTACTGAGATTCGGGTGGTTCAGGAACTGCCATTAAATCCTGCTCTATTGCACTCCTTAGAGGACTGGCAAACCATCTATTGTGCCTTAGATTTACCAAGTCGAATTAAGCCCAAACAGATTTACACTGGCTCTATCCACCGGCGCTTAGATCACTGTCGGGCGGCAGCAACACAGGTAAGTGATGGGTTAACCGCTTGGCTCCGGTCAGAGTCATTCTCACTCATCAATGAACGATTGCGGGAAGTACTGTCGTTGGATGATGAAATTCGGGTGCTCATTCGCACCAATCGTCCAGAACTGCAGAAGTTACCCTGGCATCAATGGAATTTTTTTGAGAACTATCGCTATGCAGAGTATGCCCTAAGTCAGCCGAATGCAGAACGGGTGCGATCGCAGCCCTCTCAGTCTGAGAAAGATGCGGTGCAGGTGTTAGTGATTTTGGGTGATTCGACGGGGATTGATATCGAAAGCGATCGCCAACAGTTTGAGCAGTTGCGTGAGTCGGGGGCGGCGGTGACGTTTCTGCCAGAGCCGACGCGAGCGAAACTAAACGCCTCGCTGTGGCAGCAGCCGTGGGATATTCTATGCTTTTCAGGCCATAGTAAAACCCAGGGGCAAACGGGGCGGATGTTTATCAACCAAACTGAAAGCATCACGGTGGAGGAGCTGCGCTATGGCCTGCGGCAGGCGATCGCTCGGGGGCTACAGCTTGCGATCTTCAATTCCTGTGATGGTCTTGGTCTAGCCTATGATCTGGCAGAACTGCACATTCCTCAGATGATCGTGATGCGGGCTCCGGTGCCGGATTCGGTGGCACAGATGTTCCTGCGGTCATTTTTAACCGAGTATGCCCAAGGGCGATCGCTTTATTTGGCAGAGCGGGCGGCGCGGGAGCAGCTACAGGCATTGGAACATCAGTTTCCCTGTGCGAGCTGGCTGCCGGTGATTTTTCAAAATGCGGCGGTGATGCCCCCTACCTGGAGCGATTTACAGGGGCATACGGGAGGACGGATGGCCGGGCAAATCTGGGATGTGCAGCCGCCGCCGGTGGCAAAACCAAGGGAGCGATCGCGCTTGACTTGGGCAGCGGTGCGCCGAGTGGTGGTGGCGAGTATTATCGTGACCAGTTTGGTGGTAGGGGTGCGATCGCTGGGCGCGCTGCAACCGGCAGAACTCCATGCCTACGATCGCCTGATGCAACTCCGCCCCGCTGAACCGCCAGACGATCGCATTTTAATCGTCACAATTGATGAAGACGATCGCCAATATCAACTTGATAGGAACTGGACACTACAAGGTTCTCTTGCAGATGAAGCTTGGATAAGATTAATTCAGACAATTCAACCTTATCAGCCTAATGTCTTAGGCATTGGGTTGTTGCGAGATCAGGTTAATCATCCAGACCTAATTGATGCCCTGGAATCATTAGATGATTGGATAGCGATATGTACAATCTCGTCCTACGATACACCAAGTGAAGCTTTCTTGCCCGGCGTAGTGATCAATAGTATGAACCTAGGTTTTTCTAACTTAATTGTTGATGACGACATAAAGAACACGGTTCGCCGCTATGTTATTAGCCAGGAAGGTGAGCCAAAATGTGATACAAACGTTTCATTTGGCGCTTTGATAGCTAATTTGTATTTATCAAAATATGAAGGCTCTGATCATAATGGAAGACCAGTTGAAGAATTGAAGCTCAGCTATATGGATTATGATTCAGGTGGTTATCAATTGTCTCGGGATAATCAAGGACGTCAGCAAATTCTTCTCAACTATCGTTCATCAAATCCGCCAACTATTTCACTCCGACGTTTGCTGAATGGTAGTTTAGAGGAAAAACTATCTGATCTAGTCAGCAATCGCATTGTTTTAATTAGTAGTGGTGTAGGAGAATATAAGTTCTTTACGCCGTTCTATGATGGCATGAAATCACCATTGACCATTCAGGCTCATGCCATTAGTCAACTCATCAGTGCAGCTATAGATAAACGTCCCTTGATTCGCTGGTGGCCAGTGTGGCTGGAAACTATTTGGATCTGGATTTGGGCAGTTATAGGTGGACTTTTGGTTTTAGTTGTGCGATCGCCCCAGTCTTTGATTGTGATATTTAGCTTGGTTCAACTCGCCCTCTTCAGTTGCTGCTATATGCTGTTTTGTTTGGGATGGTGGGTTCCTTTGATCCCTGCCGGTTTGGTGTTGGGGGCTACAAGTTTGCATATTGTGTTAGGACACAGCCGAGAAATGACTAGCCATTGA
- a CDS encoding DUF928 domain-containing protein encodes MAEPIDPVQTAATTPSLWFYVPDQYAGMYEFELTLSQNGQRVDTLFLDPVCAAGLMEVPITTALPEGDRIQWELMVMVERFAGRSGNPRVTGDIQRSSTPTWYDQLQSLDPEGWDTVLTEAGLGAIAPQTPTTFCPLEATF; translated from the coding sequence ATGGCCGAGCCAATAGATCCTGTCCAAACTGCAGCGACGACGCCAAGTTTATGGTTCTATGTCCCAGACCAGTATGCTGGCATGTACGAATTTGAGTTAACCCTGTCTCAGAACGGTCAGCGGGTGGATACCCTGTTCCTCGATCCGGTTTGTGCGGCGGGATTGATGGAGGTGCCCATTACCACGGCGTTGCCGGAGGGCGATCGCATTCAGTGGGAACTGATGGTGATGGTGGAGCGCTTTGCGGGGCGATCGGGGAATCCTCGGGTGACTGGGGACATCCAGCGGAGCAGTACGCCCACCTGGTACGACCAACTGCAATCCCTTGATCCAGAGGGCTGGGATACGGTATTGACCGAGGCGGGGCTGGGGGCGATCGCTCCCCAAACCCCAACGACCTTCTGCCCGCTAGAGGCAACCTTCTAG
- a CDS encoding filamentous hemagglutinin N-terminal domain-containing protein, translating to MTSRLWITYTISLLAIAGFGSPAIAQIVPDESLGVERSRLNQRVNVNGRRIDQIEGGAQRGRHLFHSFQEFNVGDRQRVYFTNPSGIHTIVGRVTGANASTILGTLGVLGDANLFLMNPNGLIFGPSAQLDLRGSFVGTTADRLVFGPNLSFSASQPQAPPLLTLEVPIGLQFGADPAAILNLGNLEGAQDLVLAGGGVVSTGQLIAPQGTVAIATPSSRSQTLSQLDQPLTLMPVDPRLSPRSQASPYLITTSGLIPLTDLPTVAAGDVEIQGVNAQTAILSAGQDLRLLGSQLVTQQDLTLLGQRQVWITDQLDAPVTAIAGGALLIQGRDRIQIQALSDPQSILAAGDALTLQSAAPVLGDGRFFAGGPLRVERLDGSLGILESPDDPVLGSLRDVAFETYIGRSLHILAAGSIRIETVEITGAAQPNQAITAANPYSNVPLADGTTLVVDGSTAPTLDLRAGMDEAEVQNFLNSFAIPLPEGFLGGAVPGLEVCIDCNTVDNLNGRADIILGEVTMLAPDSVVLITNRFQANGNPGNIRLNGPITLFNEDNGGQLVVESRDNLTVMGRINGNLPDGNGVPISLFAEDNLTVAATITSESANNASGTLRLEAGDTLAIGGQTAEGDPIQLSVQGFNDGTGGEISLVAPTVTVTDGAQLNAGTSGSGAGGQISMDALTVTLADGTRVLTGTSGAGAGGQIVITAPTVTLTDGVRLDAGALRRGAAGQISIDALTVLLANGTLLNTATSGAGAAGQISITAPTVTLTNAARLSTSSSGRGNAGQISVEAEQLTLTEGSTIASGTIGTGNAGQVTIDANQVTLQDSGILVSSNRGNGTEAPGAAGQIQIRGETVALVGSSQISASTESDTGGGRIGIRANQINLQDQAALFGGASGNGAGSTIDLQANRIRLSQNAAIEAITTGAGNGATIQLQGDRISLNDQSRIVGDTNGFGTGATVTLRGDRISLSDEALIQVNARNQGAGGQVSLTGDRISLSDQASIQVNAYNRGAGGQVSLTGDRISLSDQSSIQGSSLGRGAGGTIVLNGDQITFSQLGRIEAVAFGRGQGGDVTFNADRVSMIGSIDRVDQRSTGIFVNTDNAALGNAGRVTFNIGTSMDLSRASIFANSNGAGQGGEILIRGGSLTLRNDAQISLRHLSTGGGGQIQLQNMDQVRILGNPNRVLPMGFFLGTEGAGDGANLSLQADRLLIRDGGGIFSPSNLSGNAGDLTFQTRVLEVSGEGIGSPSAIQSVASPGSSGNAGRINIQTDILRVVDGSNISTETGGTGDAGQLNIRAGQVLVTGAGNEGGSAISSSTRFSTGNAGDLSLESDRIEISNGGRILTESTLGSQGQSGNVDVTTGTLLIESGGTLSTQTEVGGRAGNVTVRADEVTVQGDGSQVLLDSRGDGNAGRLSIVSDRLQIQDGGLVSAFTAGAGQGGVLRVATDTLQIQNGTLRFSTEGSGNARGIDVRAQVVNVLDGGRVTVEALSTGLAGDLSLQANQITIAGRSELRAGTRDSQAGTVQLTAQQRLTLDQSRIFSRARGSGDAGGIQIRTSQLDLSQAALTVSANDGSAGALTIDADRWESDRSSLSATTTTGNGGNITLDMTQGVQLQQTRVEASTLSGSGGNVTLRVQRGGLQLQGRSELTARTDSGTGGNIQLTLGQDDLRMRQNSDINASNISGRGSTIDITLGNGSIRMASASDIVARTVSGQGGNIRFDVSGSIVTTLDQNSDVLADAQSGQGGLIQAQVGGGIFGFRQFQGVVTPESDFTAIAVTGTPGTVEVITRDNLRPADLPEDFLNDALATGCRAQQGLSQPARTTSLFQNLGQGGLPSDLLHPGTLNPQVGLMTLPDLENSEETPPSDRASAPLFQSPAGAQCWVSQN from the coding sequence ATGACTAGCCGATTATGGATAACCTATACCATCAGTCTGCTGGCGATCGCGGGGTTTGGCTCTCCAGCGATCGCTCAGATTGTGCCGGATGAGTCCCTTGGGGTAGAGCGCAGCCGTCTAAATCAGCGGGTGAATGTGAATGGTCGGCGCATCGATCAGATTGAAGGCGGTGCCCAGCGGGGGCGACATCTGTTTCATAGCTTTCAAGAGTTTAACGTAGGCGATCGCCAGCGTGTTTATTTCACAAATCCCAGCGGCATTCATACTATTGTGGGGCGAGTTACCGGTGCCAATGCCTCCACGATTCTGGGAACCCTCGGTGTTTTGGGGGATGCCAATTTATTTTTGATGAATCCCAATGGTCTAATCTTTGGCCCCAGTGCTCAGCTAGACTTGCGCGGTTCGTTTGTGGGCACCACCGCCGATCGCTTAGTCTTTGGCCCTAATCTATCCTTTAGCGCCAGCCAGCCGCAAGCCCCGCCCCTGCTCACCCTAGAAGTTCCTATCGGTCTGCAGTTTGGCGCAGATCCAGCCGCAATTCTTAACCTAGGTAATCTAGAGGGAGCCCAGGATCTCGTGTTGGCAGGCGGAGGAGTGGTGAGCACAGGACAGTTGATCGCTCCCCAGGGCACCGTCGCGATCGCCACGCCCTCTAGTCGCTCCCAGACCTTGTCTCAGTTAGATCAACCTCTCACCTTGATGCCAGTGGATCCAAGGCTTTCCCCTCGGTCTCAGGCTTCTCCGTATCTAATCACTACCTCGGGATTGATACCGCTAACGGATCTACCAACGGTGGCGGCGGGGGATGTAGAAATCCAGGGGGTCAATGCCCAAACAGCCATTCTATCTGCGGGGCAAGACCTGCGGCTGCTGGGCAGTCAACTGGTCACGCAACAGGATCTGACCCTTCTCGGTCAACGTCAGGTATGGATTACAGATCAGCTTGATGCTCCCGTGACGGCGATCGCTGGGGGAGCGTTATTGATCCAAGGACGCGATCGCATTCAGATTCAGGCCCTGTCTGATCCCCAAAGTATTTTGGCCGCAGGAGATGCCCTCACCCTTCAGTCTGCCGCGCCGGTGCTGGGAGATGGGCGATTCTTCGCTGGCGGGCCCTTGCGGGTGGAGCGCTTGGATGGATCGCTGGGTATTCTGGAAAGCCCGGATGATCCAGTCCTAGGAAGTCTTAGGGATGTGGCATTTGAAACCTATATAGGGCGATCGCTTCATATCCTAGCCGCTGGCAGCATTCGCATTGAGACAGTGGAGATTACCGGGGCAGCCCAGCCCAACCAAGCGATCACGGCTGCCAATCCCTATTCCAATGTGCCCCTGGCTGATGGCACCACCCTGGTAGTTGACGGCAGCACTGCCCCCACTCTGGATCTCCGCGCGGGAATGGATGAGGCAGAAGTCCAAAATTTTCTTAATAGCTTCGCGATACCGCTACCAGAAGGGTTTCTAGGAGGCGCAGTCCCAGGATTAGAAGTCTGTATAGACTGCAATACTGTAGATAACTTAAATGGCCGAGCAGATATCATCCTAGGCGAGGTGACCATGCTTGCCCCCGATAGCGTTGTGCTGATCACCAATCGCTTTCAAGCCAATGGGAATCCTGGCAATATCAGGCTGAATGGGCCCATTACTTTATTTAATGAAGACAATGGTGGGCAATTAGTGGTGGAATCCCGCGATAATCTTACCGTTATGGGTCGGATCAATGGCAATTTACCCGATGGCAATGGTGTGCCCATTTCACTTTTTGCTGAAGATAATCTCACCGTTGCAGCCACGATCACCAGCGAGTCAGCCAACAATGCTAGCGGCACGCTGCGTCTTGAGGCTGGGGATACTCTCGCAATCGGTGGACAAACGGCAGAGGGTGACCCCATTCAACTTTCTGTCCAAGGATTCAATGACGGGACAGGAGGAGAAATCAGCCTCGTTGCCCCCACCGTGACGGTGACCGATGGTGCCCAGTTGAATGCAGGCACCTCAGGCAGCGGGGCGGGTGGTCAAATTTCGATGGATGCCCTCACCGTAACTCTTGCTGATGGCACGCGGGTATTGACAGGTACCTCAGGCGCAGGGGCGGGTGGACAAATTGTGATCACTGCCCCCACGGTTACCCTCACCGATGGCGTCCGCCTAGATGCGGGAGCCTTACGACGCGGCGCGGCCGGGCAAATTTCGATTGATGCCCTCACGGTTCTGCTCGCCAATGGCACCCTGCTCAATACCGCCACCTCCGGGGCAGGAGCGGCCGGCCAAATCTCAATCACGGCACCCACCGTCACCCTGACCAATGCTGCCCGCCTCAGCACATCCAGCTCAGGACGAGGCAACGCCGGACAAATTTCAGTTGAGGCTGAACAACTAACGTTAACTGAGGGGTCAACGATCGCATCTGGCACCATTGGTACGGGCAATGCTGGACAAGTCACCATTGACGCCAACCAAGTCACTCTGCAAGACAGTGGCATTTTGGTAAGCAGTAATCGGGGTAATGGGACAGAAGCGCCGGGGGCGGCTGGTCAGATCCAGATCCGAGGCGAAACTGTTGCCCTAGTAGGAAGCAGTCAGATTTCGGCTAGCACTGAGAGTGATACCGGAGGCGGCCGTATTGGTATTCGAGCGAATCAGATTAACCTGCAAGATCAGGCGGCTCTGTTTGGTGGTGCCAGCGGTAATGGGGCAGGCAGCACCATCGACCTACAGGCCAACCGTATCCGTCTGAGTCAAAATGCTGCGATCGAAGCGATTACCACGGGAGCTGGCAATGGCGCAACGATTCAACTGCAGGGCGATCGCATTTCCTTAAACGACCAGTCTCGCATTGTGGGAGATACCAATGGTTTTGGGACGGGTGCAACGGTGACCTTGAGGGGCGATCGCATTTCCTTAAGCGACGAGGCCTTGATTCAAGTTAATGCTCGTAACCAAGGGGCAGGCGGGCAGGTAAGCTTGACAGGCGATCGCATTTCCTTAAGCGATCAAGCCTCAATTCAAGTTAACGCTTACAACCGAGGAGCGGGCGGGCAGGTAAGCTTGACAGGCGATCGCATTTCCTTAAGCGACCAGTCTTCCATTCAGGGCAGTAGCCTGGGGCGTGGGGCAGGCGGCACGATTGTTCTCAATGGTGATCAAATTACATTTAGCCAACTGGGACGCATTGAAGCGGTTGCGTTTGGCCGAGGGCAGGGCGGTGATGTGACGTTCAACGCCGACCGCGTCTCGATGATCGGCAGCATAGATCGCGTAGACCAGAGAAGCACCGGCATTTTTGTGAACACAGACAATGCGGCCTTGGGCAATGCCGGGCGGGTCACCTTTAACATTGGCACGTCTATGGATTTGTCTCGGGCCTCTATTTTTGCCAACAGCAACGGGGCCGGTCAAGGCGGGGAGATCCTCATTCGGGGAGGATCTCTTACCTTACGCAACGATGCCCAAATCTCACTGCGCCATCTATCCACAGGGGGAGGCGGACAGATTCAACTCCAAAATATGGATCAAGTACGGATTCTTGGGAATCCTAACCGCGTCCTCCCCATGGGCTTTTTCCTGGGGACGGAAGGGGCAGGAGATGGAGCAAACCTCTCTTTGCAGGCCGATCGGCTGCTGATTCGAGACGGTGGCGGTATTTTCTCCCCAAGCAACCTTAGCGGCAATGCCGGTGACCTTACGTTTCAGACGCGAGTTCTAGAGGTTTCAGGCGAAGGGATAGGTAGTCCTAGCGCGATTCAATCCGTAGCGAGTCCTGGTTCTAGCGGCAATGCGGGACGGATCAATATTCAAACCGACATCCTGCGGGTCGTGGATGGAAGCAATATTTCCACGGAAACCGGCGGCACTGGCGATGCCGGACAGCTCAATATTCGTGCCGGGCAAGTGCTCGTCACGGGGGCAGGGAACGAAGGCGGTAGCGCGATCTCATCGTCAACCCGATTCAGCACCGGAAATGCAGGGGATTTAAGCCTAGAAAGCGATCGCATTGAGATCAGCAATGGCGGACGCATTCTCACGGAATCGACCCTAGGTAGTCAGGGACAATCGGGAAATGTTGACGTGACGACGGGAACGTTGCTCATCGAATCGGGCGGAACCTTGTCAACCCAAACGGAGGTGGGCGGCCGGGCCGGCAATGTGACGGTGCGGGCCGATGAGGTAACGGTGCAGGGCGATGGCAGCCAGGTGTTACTTGATTCCCGAGGGGACGGCAATGCGGGCCGTCTATCGATTGTGAGCGATCGCCTGCAGATCCAGGATGGAGGACTGGTGTCTGCCTTTACCGCAGGGGCGGGTCAGGGTGGCGTTTTGCGGGTGGCGACGGATACCCTACAGATCCAAAACGGCACGCTGCGGTTTAGCACCGAGGGTAGCGGTAATGCCCGGGGGATTGATGTTCGGGCACAGGTGGTGAACGTGCTAGACGGCGGACGGGTGACCGTGGAAGCCTTGAGTACGGGTCTGGCAGGCGATTTAAGCCTCCAGGCTAACCAGATCACCATTGCCGGTCGCTCGGAGCTAAGGGCGGGCACGCGAGACAGTCAGGCCGGGACAGTACAGCTCACGGCGCAGCAACGGCTAACCCTCGACCAAAGCCGCATCTTTTCCCGGGCCAGAGGCTCCGGCGATGCAGGGGGGATCCAGATCCGTACATCCCAGCTCGATCTCTCCCAGGCAGCACTCACCGTATCGGCCAATGACGGATCCGCCGGGGCTTTGACGATTGATGCTGATCGATGGGAGAGCGATCGCTCTTCCCTCAGTGCCACCACCACCACCGGCAACGGTGGAAATATCACGCTAGATATGACCCAAGGTGTGCAGTTGCAGCAGACCCGCGTCGAAGCCTCTACCCTAAGCGGCAGTGGCGGCAATGTGACCCTACGGGTACAGCGGGGCGGCTTACAACTGCAGGGCCGTAGCGAGTTGACGGCCCGCACCGATTCCGGAACTGGGGGAAATATCCAGCTCACCCTCGGCCAGGATGACCTAAGGATGAGGCAGAACAGTGATATCAATGCGTCCAATATCAGCGGTCGCGGCAGCACCATTGACATCACCCTGGGCAATGGCTCGATTCGCATGGCGTCGGCAAGTGACATCGTGGCCCGTACCGTCAGCGGTCAGGGCGGCAATATTCGCTTTGATGTCAGCGGTTCCATTGTGACCACCCTAGACCAAAATAGCGACGTCCTCGCCGATGCCCAGTCGGGTCAGGGGGGGCTGATCCAGGCCCAGGTGGGTGGCGGTATTTTTGGCTTCCGGCAATTTCAGGGCGTTGTCACCCCGGAAAGTGACTTCACAGCGATCGCCGTCACCGGCACCCCCGGCACCGTGGAGGTGATTACCCGCGATAACCTACGACCCGCGGATCTACCGGAGGACTTTCTCAACGATGCCCTAGCCACCGGTTGCCGTGCCCAGCAAGGTCTATCCCAACCGGCGCGCACCACGAGCTTGTTTCAGAACCTAGGCCAGGGCGGGCTACCCAGCGACCTGCTCCATCCCGGCACGCTCAATCCCCAGGTAGGCCTCATGACCCTCCCCGACTTGGAGAATTCGGAGGAAACACCACCCAGCGATCGCGCCTCAGCTCCCCTCTTCCAATCCCCCGCCGGCGCTCAATGCTGGGTTTCCCAGAACTAA
- a CDS encoding CHAT domain-containing protein, with product MVYRTFFPSRWRSALALLVTSLVLTIGLHRPLQAQPSDPAQWLQQAEQAYYDHEYETAIALWEQAAEAFHLQDDGLREAIALGNQARALQALGQWTAADVAIQASLRRLDDLPSTPGQTQARAQGLDILGQQYFETGQPRAALDTWTESADLYQSMAQPPAALQSQLNQAQSLQALGFYRQAREQLNALLPSLDGQDAALQARGWISLGQVEQVVAPQMEEAEELLIQGRDAACEARSPEWVSQALLGLGDLYRGQYIRAQNLRRSNDAQQLLRQSLGQYRQILSPYDCGGFTLDLPHQRQAQIRLVTLQAYAGQPLEMDPEAIARPLLAEPPRWTTIDQQLSLAHGLLMQLDPAEGCTGDPGHQALPAQLLTQAYQGAQTLEDGRSQSRALGYLGHWYQAQGACTAAERSLTQALQIAQDHGFSDLSYQWQAQLGHLRLQQGNREGAIAAYGTAVNTLQTLRRDLVWANADLQFSFQRQVEPVYRALVAQLLQPDASNPDLRQARETMDALQTLQIENYLRQSCNTTDLSTIDRLVDQTAPHTAFVYTILLSDRLELILKLPNSEALQHYAVAVDRQTVTTTLNHFRAALEKTSFDFEYRNVQRSGYDLSQQLYTWLVAPYEAALQPADISTLVFVLDEELRQLPVAALYDGNQFLIEKGYAVAINPGLALLPPGQPDLNPVTTLTAGITEALSGFKALPAVDEELEAIATYTQANILRNEAFTKAALANGVESVPAAIVHLATHGEFSDDLNDTFILAWDTRISLPDLSQILAARDQSLPQAIELLVLSACKTADGNPQAALGLAGMAVQSGARSTLATLWVVNDATTARLMARFYQELAQSPSKAEALRRAQVALMQEGDQIKPFHWAPFVLVGNWL from the coding sequence ATGGTTTACCGTACATTTTTTCCCAGCCGCTGGCGTTCTGCTCTTGCGTTGCTGGTGACCAGCCTTGTCCTAACGATTGGGCTACACCGGCCCCTCCAGGCCCAGCCCTCGGATCCAGCCCAGTGGCTGCAGCAGGCGGAACAGGCCTACTATGACCACGAGTATGAAACCGCGATCGCCCTTTGGGAACAGGCCGCCGAGGCCTTCCATCTCCAGGACGATGGCTTAAGGGAAGCGATCGCCCTCGGCAACCAGGCCCGGGCCCTGCAGGCCCTGGGTCAATGGACGGCCGCTGATGTGGCCATCCAGGCCAGCCTGCGCCGTCTTGATGACCTACCGTCTACCCCAGGCCAAACCCAAGCTCGGGCCCAGGGACTGGATATCCTCGGTCAGCAGTATTTTGAAACTGGCCAGCCCCGCGCTGCCCTTGATACCTGGACTGAGTCCGCCGATCTCTATCAGTCCATGGCTCAACCCCCTGCGGCTCTTCAGAGCCAGCTCAACCAAGCCCAGTCCCTCCAGGCCCTCGGCTTCTATCGCCAGGCCCGTGAGCAGCTTAACGCCCTCCTCCCCAGCCTCGATGGGCAAGACGCGGCCCTGCAGGCCAGGGGCTGGATTAGCCTGGGTCAGGTCGAACAGGTGGTGGCTCCGCAGATGGAGGAAGCTGAGGAGCTACTCATCCAAGGGCGAGATGCGGCCTGCGAGGCGCGATCGCCGGAATGGGTAAGTCAGGCGCTGCTGGGCCTGGGGGATCTGTATCGCGGTCAGTATATCCGGGCCCAAAATCTTCGCCGTTCTAACGATGCCCAACAGTTACTCCGGCAAAGCCTCGGCCAGTACCGGCAGATTCTCAGCCCCTACGACTGCGGTGGATTTACCCTAGACTTGCCCCACCAACGCCAGGCCCAGATTCGCCTCGTCACCCTGCAGGCCTATGCCGGTCAGCCCTTGGAGATGGATCCGGAGGCGATCGCCCGTCCCCTACTCGCCGAACCACCCCGCTGGACTACGATTGATCAGCAGCTTTCCTTAGCCCACGGGCTGTTGATGCAGCTCGACCCTGCTGAAGGATGTACCGGAGACCCCGGTCATCAGGCCCTGCCTGCCCAACTGCTCACCCAAGCCTATCAGGGTGCCCAAACGCTGGAGGATGGGCGATCGCAGTCTCGGGCTTTGGGATATCTAGGTCACTGGTATCAAGCTCAGGGGGCCTGTACCGCCGCAGAGCGATCGCTGACCCAGGCGCTACAAATCGCTCAAGACCATGGATTTTCAGACCTGAGCTACCAATGGCAGGCCCAGTTGGGTCATCTCCGCCTGCAGCAAGGCAACCGCGAGGGGGCGATCGCGGCCTATGGAACAGCGGTCAATACCCTGCAGACCCTACGCCGAGACTTAGTTTGGGCCAATGCCGACCTTCAGTTTTCCTTTCAGCGGCAGGTGGAACCCGTGTATCGCGCCCTCGTAGCCCAGCTCCTCCAGCCCGATGCCAGCAATCCTGATCTACGCCAGGCCCGTGAGACCATGGACGCCCTGCAAACGCTGCAAATTGAAAACTATCTGCGGCAGTCCTGCAACACCACCGACCTATCCACCATCGATCGCCTCGTAGATCAAACCGCTCCCCATACGGCATTTGTCTACACCATCCTACTCAGCGATCGCCTTGAGTTAATTCTCAAACTACCCAACAGCGAAGCCCTCCAGCACTATGCCGTAGCCGTCGATCGGCAGACCGTAACCACCACCCTCAATCACTTTCGCGCAGCTCTAGAGAAAACCTCCTTTGATTTTGAATATCGTAATGTTCAACGTAGCGGCTACGACCTATCCCAACAGCTCTATACCTGGCTGGTGGCACCCTACGAAGCGGCCTTACAACCGGCCGACATTTCTACCCTGGTCTTTGTCCTCGATGAAGAATTGCGGCAACTGCCCGTGGCGGCGCTCTACGATGGCAACCAGTTTCTAATCGAAAAGGGCTATGCGGTGGCTATCAACCCAGGTCTGGCGCTCCTGCCACCGGGGCAACCGGATCTCAATCCAGTCACTACCCTAACCGCAGGCATTACGGAGGCCTTGTCCGGCTTTAAGGCCCTCCCAGCCGTAGATGAAGAACTGGAAGCGATCGCCACCTACACCCAAGCCAACATTCTGCGCAACGAGGCATTTACGAAGGCTGCCTTAGCCAATGGAGTAGAATCAGTTCCCGCCGCCATTGTTCACTTAGCGACCCACGGTGAGTTTAGCGATGACCTCAACGATACGTTTATCTTAGCCTGGGATACTAGAATTTCCTTACCTGACCTCAGCCAGATCCTAGCCGCCCGCGATCAATCCTTACCTCAAGCCATCGAACTGTTGGTGCTAAGTGCATGCAAAACCGCGGATGGTAATCCCCAAGCGGCCCTGGGCTTAGCGGGGATGGCAGTACAGTCTGGGGCGCGCAGTACGCTAGCAACCCTGTGGGTGGTCAATGATGCCACCACGGCCCGACTGATGGCGCGCTTCTACCAAGAATTGGCGCAAAGCCCCTCCAAAGCAGAGGCCCTGCGCCGGGCCCAAGTAGCGTTGATGCAGGAAGGAGACCAGATCAAACCCTTCCACTGGGCCCCGTTTGTTCTCGTGGGCAACTGGCTCTAG